Proteins from a single region of Gimesia sp.:
- a CDS encoding DUF58 domain-containing protein, which yields MLSKDAPLSDPTALARFGKLDVVTRLVVEGFMMGQHKSPFKGASVEFVEHRQYYPGDEIRHIDWRAYGKTGKYYVKEFEEETNLRCYLLLDCSGSMAYAGKTLSKFDYAKQLAAALGYLLLSQRDAVGLITFDSKRRDFIQPSANPKNFGQMLEILENAKPRHETAISTVLSEVQPLIKRRSLVVLISDCFDEPEALTTTLKQLRHDRHEVLLFQVVAPEEEEFPFSKPTQFRSLELRGHHQLVDPHQLRARYLEQYQEFCATLARQCGSVHVDYLKFRTTDPYHLALGAFLNQRTRPGRK from the coding sequence ATGCTGTCAAAGGACGCGCCACTTTCAGACCCCACCGCGCTGGCCCGGTTTGGCAAACTCGATGTTGTCACCCGGCTCGTCGTGGAAGGTTTCATGATGGGACAGCACAAAAGTCCCTTCAAAGGAGCCAGCGTTGAATTCGTGGAGCATCGGCAGTATTACCCGGGCGACGAAATCCGTCACATCGACTGGCGGGCCTACGGCAAGACCGGGAAGTATTACGTCAAGGAATTCGAGGAAGAGACGAACCTCCGCTGTTACCTGCTGCTCGACTGTTCGGGCAGCATGGCTTATGCGGGTAAGACGCTCAGCAAGTTCGACTATGCGAAACAACTTGCGGCAGCACTGGGTTACCTGCTGCTCAGTCAGCGCGACGCGGTGGGCTTGATCACCTTCGACAGCAAACGCCGGGACTTCATTCAGCCTTCAGCCAATCCGAAGAACTTCGGTCAGATGCTGGAGATCCTGGAGAATGCGAAACCGCGACACGAAACCGCGATCTCGACCGTCCTGTCCGAAGTGCAGCCGCTGATCAAACGCCGCAGTCTGGTCGTATTGATCTCCGACTGTTTCGATGAACCCGAGGCACTGACCACCACCCTCAAACAGCTCCGCCACGATCGGCATGAAGTACTGCTCTTCCAGGTTGTTGCACCGGAAGAGGAAGAGTTCCCCTTCAGCAAGCCGACCCAGTTCCGCAGCCTCGAATTGCGGGGACATCATCAACTGGTCGACCCGCATCAGCTGCGGGCCCGCTACCTGGAGCAGTACCAGGAATTCTGTGCGACACTGGCCCGGCAGTGCGGCTCGGTGCACGTGGATTATCTCAAGTTTCGCACGACCGACCCCTATCATCTGGCGCTGGGGGCATTCCTCAATCAGCGCACCCGCCCCGGACGCAAGTAG
- a CDS encoding DUF1080 domain-containing protein: protein MITWKRTTLLLALLLAVTSLNLAEAEEAKLNQPPEGFKQLFNGKDLTGWKGLVGNPKTRAKMSPEELAEAQKKADESMNEHWKVVDGIIVFDGKGQSLCTAKDYGDFEMLVDWKIKKDGDSGIYLRGSPQVQIWDPAVKAAGGVGSGGLYNNKENPSKPLLTADNPVGEWNTFRIKMVGEKVSVWLNGKLVVDDTPLENYWERDKPIYETGQIELQNHGNTLYFRNVFIKELD, encoded by the coding sequence ATGATCACCTGGAAACGCACCACATTGCTGCTGGCTCTGCTGCTGGCCGTGACTTCGCTCAACCTGGCGGAAGCCGAAGAAGCTAAACTGAATCAGCCTCCGGAAGGTTTCAAGCAACTCTTCAATGGCAAAGACCTGACCGGCTGGAAAGGCCTGGTGGGCAACCCCAAAACTCGGGCCAAGATGAGCCCTGAAGAACTGGCCGAAGCACAGAAAAAAGCTGACGAGAGCATGAACGAGCACTGGAAGGTCGTGGATGGCATCATCGTCTTCGACGGTAAAGGCCAGAGCCTGTGCACCGCCAAAGATTACGGCGACTTTGAAATGCTGGTCGACTGGAAGATCAAGAAAGACGGCGACAGCGGTATCTACCTGCGTGGTTCGCCACAGGTGCAGATCTGGGATCCGGCTGTGAAAGCCGCAGGCGGCGTCGGTTCCGGCGGACTCTACAACAACAAAGAAAATCCCAGCAAACCACTGCTGACCGCAGATAACCCTGTGGGCGAATGGAACACCTTCCGCATTAAAATGGTCGGTGAAAAAGTCAGCGTCTGGCTCAACGGCAAACTGGTCGTCGACGACACTCCGCTGGAAAACTACTGGGAGCGGGACAAGCCGATCTACGAAACCGGTCAGATCGAGTTGCAGAACCACGGCAACACACTTTATTTTCGCAATGTGTTTATCAAAGAACTGGATTAG